The candidate division WOR-3 bacterium DNA window TGTCGGATGCTGGGTTATAATTCCCAAGAAATCAATAAGTTATCAGTTACTGACTTTTATCAAAATCCCCAAGAACGAGAAAATTTACTTACTAAAATTAAAAAATATGGATTTTTGAAAGACGAAGAAATTCATTTGAAAAAGAAAGATGGCACACCGATAGTTGCGCAAATCACTGCCCGTGCCCATCGTAATCTGAAAGGCGAAATTAACTGGATTGACGGCGTAATTGAAGATATTACGGAGCGCAAAAAAATTGAGCAACAAATCGCTGAAAGCGAAGAAAAATACCGGACCCTGATCGAAATGTCACCGTATGCGATTGCAGCTCACAGTGAAGGCAAAATTATCTTTGTCAACCAATCAGCCGTGAAACTATTGGGCGCTAAAAGTCCCCAGCAACTAATTGGAAAGCCAGCATTAGATGTTGTCCATCCTGATTACCGAGATTTTGTTAGAAAACGAATCCAAAAAATGCTAACAACAATGAAACCCGCGCCAACGGTTGAAGAAAAATTTGTTCGATTAGACGGTTCTGTAATTGATGTTGAAGTTTCAGCAAGGCCATTTATTTATCAAAATAAACCGGCAATAATGAATATTGTCAGTGATATCACCGCCCGAAAAAAAGCCGAACAAGAACAGCAACAAAAAATTGAGCAAACAATTCGTTTCCAAGAAACTTTATTAAAACTATCAAAACAGAAATTTATTGATTTTAATAACGCCGTTAAGACGATACTCAAAACTGATGCCCAAACAATCGATGTGGCACGAGTAAGTTTTTGGCAATTTTCTGAGGATAAAAAGAAACTAATTTGTCAAGACCTGTATTGGAAAAGTAAAGATACATACGAGAAAGGAATGGTGCTTTCTGTTGATAAATACCCCAATTATTTTAAGGCACTGAGAAAAGGAAGAGTCATTGTCGGTAATGATGCGCGAAAAGACAATCCTACCCGAGAATTTGCTAAAGACTATCTAATTCCGTTACATATTACTTCAATGCTGGACGCACCGGTTCGGTTGCACGGAAAAGTTGTTGGTGTTGTTTGTCATGAGCATACTGGACCAATGAGAATATGGACCTTAGAAGAACAGAACTTTGTGGCATCAATTGCTGATTTAATATCATTAGTTTTAGAATCCACTGAAATCAAAAAGTCACAAGAGATTATCCAAGTTAGTGAAGAAAAATATCGGAGTTTAGTTCAAAATCTAAATATCGGTATTTATCGTAGTACACCAGAAGGTAGATTTATTGAAGTTAATCCGGCAATGGCGCGAATTCTGGGATATAGTTCCGTAAATGAATTAAAAAATACTCTCGTCACCGCAACCTATCAGGACCCAGAAGACCGCAAAAAGTTACTTGATAAGATTAATAAATATGGTTTTGTAAAAAATGAAGAGTTGTATTTAAAAAAGAAAGACGGCACATCTATTATTGCTTCAGTTACTGCTCGCGTTCATCGTAATCAAAAAGGTAAAATCGATTGGATTGACGGTGTGATTGAAGATATTACGGAGCGCAAAAAGTATGAACAAGCATTATTTGAATCTGAAGAAAAATTTCGAACCCTGGTTGAAAATATTCAAGATATCATAATCTTGCGAGATGCCAAAGATAATGTCAAATATATTAATCCTGCCTGTAAACAAGTTTTGGGATATACTCCTGAAGAATTAATGGCAAAATCGCCCGATGTGTTCCACTCATTAATCCATCCTGCTGACCGAAAAGAAGTTGAAGAAAAATTGAATCGTGTTAAAATGGGTATTCCTTGTAGTAATATTGAATATCGAATGATAACCAAAGACGGCAAGATAAAATGGGTCTCACATTCCCGCACGCCCATTATGGAAAATAACAAAGTAATAATGACCATTGGCGTAATTAGAGATATTACCCCTCAAAAAGAAATTGCCCTTCAACTTCAATCAGCCAAAGAAGCCGCAGAAGCCGCAAATCGAGCAAAAACTGCGTTTCTGGCTAATATGAGTCACGAACTAAGAACACCAATGCACTCGATTTTAGGCTTCACAGACATCTTATTAGAAAAAGAAGAAAACAATCACAAAGAGCGCAAAGAGTTTCTTAACATTATAAGAAATTCCAGTGATAAGTTATTACATATTATTAATGAACTTCTGGATTTATCAAGAATTGAGACTGGGAAAATAACCGTTGAACACAAAGAGTTTGACATCTTTGAACTGGCAAATCGAATCAGATTTACCTATCAACCGAAAGCATTAGAGAAAAATTTACAGTTTAAGTTAATGCTATCAAAAAATCTGCCCAGAAAATTAATTGGCGACTCCGTAAAGATTGAACAGATAGTTACCAATCTCTTAGATAATGCCGTGAAGTTTACGTATCAGGGCAAAATTGAAGTTTCCTTTAGATTATCTGAAGTGCGAAAACCGAACGAAGCCGTGCTCGAATATTATGTGAAAGATACCGGTATCGGAATTGAACCAGAAAGAATACCTCACCTATTTGAACAATATCTTCAAACTGATGCTTATCTCACAAGAGCAACACCGGGAGCTCGACTGGGATTAGCGATTGTTAAACAATTAGTTAACTTAATGCACGG harbors:
- a CDS encoding PAS domain S-box protein, which gives rise to MKQQLFKASQKLLEQYRLTINTIPHAVFISDPKNQILFWNKAFEKLTAKNPKEFPSLRCWQIIHDLKSRPQNCLELVAKKTKLPKSAEIEINRRCFQAMATPIFDENNKYTGSVHILFDITQQKQQSDALIRREKILEAVAIAGELFIKTKNWQSVVPKVLALIGKASKVSRVYIFEKHLSSKGRLLASQRFEWVSKGITPQINNPLMQNLDVIKAGFGRWVKILTKGAPVYGLVKDFPVKEQKILSAQSILSIAVVPIFVAKDLWGFIGFDECINERTWTQIEIDTLKALASLIGSVIENAQKDKILRESEEKFRSLVNNLNIGVYRNTPDPKGKFIEANPSLCRMLGYNSQEINKLSVTDFYQNPQERENLLTKIKKYGFLKDEEIHLKKKDGTPIVAQITARAHRNLKGEINWIDGVIEDITERKKIEQQIAESEEKYRTLIEMSPYAIAAHSEGKIIFVNQSAVKLLGAKSPQQLIGKPALDVVHPDYRDFVRKRIQKMLTTMKPAPTVEEKFVRLDGSVIDVEVSARPFIYQNKPAIMNIVSDITARKKAEQEQQQKIEQTIRFQETLLKLSKQKFIDFNNAVKTILKTDAQTIDVARVSFWQFSEDKKKLICQDLYWKSKDTYEKGMVLSVDKYPNYFKALRKGRVIVGNDARKDNPTREFAKDYLIPLHITSMLDAPVRLHGKVVGVVCHEHTGPMRIWTLEEQNFVASIADLISLVLESTEIKKSQEIIQVSEEKYRSLVQNLNIGIYRSTPEGRFIEVNPAMARILGYSSVNELKNTLVTATYQDPEDRKKLLDKINKYGFVKNEELYLKKKDGTSIIASVTARVHRNQKGKIDWIDGVIEDITERKKYEQALFESEEKFRTLVENIQDIIILRDAKDNVKYINPACKQVLGYTPEELMAKSPDVFHSLIHPADRKEVEEKLNRVKMGIPCSNIEYRMITKDGKIKWVSHSRTPIMENNKVIMTIGVIRDITPQKEIALQLQSAKEAAEAANRAKTAFLANMSHELRTPMHSILGFTDILLEKEENNHKERKEFLNIIRNSSDKLLHIINELLDLSRIETGKITVEHKEFDIFELANRIRFTYQPKALEKNLQFKLMLSKNLPRKLIGDSVKIEQIVTNLLDNAVKFTYQGKIEVSFRLSEVRKPNEAVLEYYVKDTGIGIEPERIPHLFEQYLQTDAYLTRATPGARLGLAIVKQLVNLMHGEIIVKSRLSKGTKFLIRHPIKLVDRTSQK